In one window of Aphidius gifuensis isolate YNYX2018 linkage group LG4, ASM1490517v1, whole genome shotgun sequence DNA:
- the LOC122855540 gene encoding DNA-directed RNA polymerase II subunit RPB1-like isoform X2 — MGGMTQKSWTPTKRRGPIAAEFGSPGPACVILPSLLGKTVPDSKRGRAPAFSFGSRHSQKNDSPGPGPGQYNVSGLNAKGKDKAPALSLHGRNKVEKIESTPAPGDYDPQKAEKVIQDSSPKYSFGIKTQTDKINSTPAPGYYCPEKVNLDKSPQYSFGRRTSLEKISETPAPGTYCPEKVYSPRGPQYSLSGKGPSQKISDIPAPGAYSPEKFKIDHSPQYSFGLRTSLDKPNDTPAPGTYSPEKTNFEHTPNYSFGLRRPLDKPNENPAPGSYSPERFNLHKGPEYSLSGKGHSEKPSENPAPGAYSPEKYNLHKGPEYSLYGKGSPDKTDGTPAPGAYSPERYNLHKGPEYSLYGKGPSEKINDNPAPGAYSPEKFNLNKGPEYSLCGKGSPEKPNENPAPGAYSPGRYTKHRGLQYSLQGRGPAEKIEDTPAPGTYSPEKYDSHKGPEYSLYGKGSSPKPNDNPAPGTYSPENVNLDHLPNYSFGQRTPLTKPSDTPAPGSYSPEKINLHKGPEYSLCGKGSPEKPNDNPAPGSYSPEKINLTRGPEYSICGRHSPDKPNNNPGPGTYSPEKIKTLDHEPFFSFGSRTPMSKPNDTPAPGTYSPEKSNLSSSPRYSFGIKHSSHQSNEFPAPGTYEPEKCSIDNAPKYSFGIKTPLEKTIETPAPGTYSPEKNNPNKGPQFSITGKNIINKSDNNPGPGQYSPENAKQVWEKAMQFTFGLRPPVNTNNSVPAPNVYTIPSALGGTKEGNKKTAPAYSIASRQKIFTDDRILVPGPGSYETIKTDIVRSKSAAYSMSGRYQISSDHEKIPAPGAYCPEKVVLDIPPAHTFGIRHSPYICNLKDTDVY; from the exons ATGGGAGGTATGACTCAGAAATCTTGGACACCAACTAAAAGACGAGGACCAATTGCTGCTGAATTTGGAAGTCCCGGACCTGCTTGTGTTATTTTGCCGTCCCTTTTAG GTAAAACTGTTCCAGATTCAAAACGTGGCAGAGCACCTGCATTTTCATTTGGAAGCag acattcacaaaaaaatgatagccCTGGGCCAGGACCAGGTCAGTACAACGTATCAGGTCTCAACGCAaaag GAAAAGACAAAGCACCAGCCTTGTCTCTTCATGGTCGAAATAAAGTTGAGAAAATTGAATCAACACCGGCACCCGGTGATTATGATCCACAAAAAGCTGAAAAGGTCATTCAAGATAGTTCACCAAAATATTCATTTGGAATAAAAACTCaaactgataaaattaattcaactccag cgCCTGGATATTATTGTCCGGAGAAAGTTAATCTTGATAAATCACCACAGTACAGTTTTGGAAGAAGAAcatcacttgaaaaaatatcagaaaCACCAG caccTGGTACGTATTGTCCGGAAAAAGTTTATTCACCCAGAGGTCCACAATACAGTCTAAGTGGCAAAGGACCTTCGCAAAAAATTAGCGATATTccag caccTGGAGCATATAGtcctgaaaaatttaaaattgatcatTCACCACAATATTCATTTGGACTTCGTACATCACTTGATAAACCCAATGACACACCTG caCCCGGTACTTATAGTccggaaaaaacaaatttcgaACATACACCGAATTATAGTTTTGGTCTAAGAAGACCTCTTGATAAACCAAATGAAAATCCAg cTCCTGGATCGTATTCTCCTGAaagatttaatttacataaaggCCCAGAGTACAGTTTATCTGGTAAAGGACATTCAGAAAAACCATCCGAAAATCcag CACCTGGTGCATACAgtcctgaaaaatataatcttcATAAAGGACCAGAGTACAGTTTATATGGAAAAGGATCACCAGATAAAACAGACGGCACTCCAg caCCTGGTGCATACAGTCCTGAAAGATACAATCTTCACAAAGGACCAGAGTACAGTTTATATGGCAAAGGTCcttcagaaaaaataaatgataacccag cACCTGGAGCATACTCGccggaaaaatttaatttaaacaaaggcCCTGAGTATAGTCTATGTGGTAAAGGATCACCTGAAAAACCAAATGAAAATCCAg cACCTGGAGCATACAGCCCTGGAAGATACACTAAACACAGAGGACTTCAGTACAGTTTACAAGGTCGAGGGCCAGCAGAAAAAATAGAAGACACTccag CACCAGGAACATACAGCCCAGAAAAGTATGATTCACACAAAGGACCTGAGTATAGTTTATATGGAAAAGGATCTTCTCCCAAGCCCAACGATAATcctg CACCAGGTACTTACAGCCctgaaaatgtaaatttagaTCACTTACCAAATTATAGTTTTGGTCAAAGGACACCATTGACTAAACCCAGTGACACACctg CTCCTGGCTCATACAgtcctgaaaaaataaatttacacaaaGGACCAGAATATAGTTTATGTGGAAAAGGATCACCCGAAAAGCCTAATGACAATCCCG CTCCAGGTTCATACAGtccagaaaaaataaatttaacaagagGTCCAGAGTACAGTATCTGTGGAAGACATTCACCAGATAAACCAAACAACAATCCAg GCCCAGGTACATACAGCcctgagaaaataaaaacattggaTCATGAGCCCTTTTTCAGCTTTGGAAGTAGAACACCAATGAGTAAACCTAACGATACTCCAG ccCCAGGTACATATTCACCAGAAAAATCAAACTTATCCAGCTCTCCTAGATACAGCTTTGGTATAAAACATTCCTCCCACCAATCTAATGAATTTCCTG caCCTGGTACGTATGAACCAGAAAAATGTTCAATTGACAATGCCCCAAAATACAGCTTTGGTATAAAAACACCCTtggaaaaaacaattgaaacacCTG cacCAGGCACATATTctcctgaaaaaaataatccaaacaAGGGTCCACAATTCAGCATAACCggcaaaaatatcatcaataaatctGATAATAATccag GACCAGGACAATACAGCCCAGAAAATGCCAAACAAGTTTGGGAAAAAGCTATGCAATTTACATTTGGTCTTAGACCACCTGTAAATACAAACAACAGTGTACCAG caCCAAATGTTTATACAATTCCATCAGCTCTTGGTGGTACTAAagaaggaaataaaaaaacagcacCAGCATATTCAATTGCTTcaagacaaaaaatatttactgatGATAGAATTCTTGTACCTGGACCTGGTTCTTATGAAACAATCAAAACTGATATTGTCAGATCAAAAAGTGCAGCTTACAGTATGAGTGGACGTTATCAAATATCAAGTGATCATGAAAAAATTCCAGCACCAGGTGCTTATTGTCCAGAAAAAGTTGTACTCGATATTCCACCAGCTCATACTTTTGGAATTCGACATTCACCTTACATATGTAATCTCAAGGACACTGATGTTTACTAA
- the LOC122855540 gene encoding DNA-directed RNA polymerase II subunit RPB1-like isoform X1, with the protein MGGMTQKSWTPTKRRGPIAAEFGSPGPACVILPSLLGKTVPDSKRGRAPAFSFGSRHSQKNDSPGPGPGQYNVSGLNAKGKDKAPALSLHGRNKVEKIESTPAPGDYDPQKAEKVIQDSSPKYSFGIKTQTDKINSTPAPGDYCAEKFDKSPQFSFGLKHAAEKQSDNPAPGYYCPEKVNLDKSPQYSFGRRTSLEKISETPAPGTYCPEKVYSPRGPQYSLSGKGPSQKISDIPAPGAYSPEKFKIDHSPQYSFGLRTSLDKPNDTPAPGTYSPEKTNFEHTPNYSFGLRRPLDKPNENPAPGSYSPERFNLHKGPEYSLSGKGHSEKPSENPAPGAYSPEKYNLHKGPEYSLYGKGSPDKTDGTPAPGAYSPERYNLHKGPEYSLYGKGPSEKINDNPAPGAYSPEKFNLNKGPEYSLCGKGSPEKPNENPAPGAYSPGRYTKHRGLQYSLQGRGPAEKIEDTPAPGTYSPEKYDSHKGPEYSLYGKGSSPKPNDNPAPGTYSPENVNLDHLPNYSFGQRTPLTKPSDTPAPGSYSPEKINLHKGPEYSLCGKGSPEKPNDNPAPGSYSPEKINLTRGPEYSICGRHSPDKPNNNPGPGTYSPEKIKTLDHEPFFSFGSRTPMSKPNDTPAPGTYSPEKSNLSSSPRYSFGIKHSSHQSNEFPAPGTYEPEKCSIDNAPKYSFGIKTPLEKTIETPAPGTYSPEKNNPNKGPQFSITGKNIINKSDNNPGPGQYSPENAKQVWEKAMQFTFGLRPPVNTNNSVPAPNVYTIPSALGGTKEGNKKTAPAYSIASRQKIFTDDRILVPGPGSYETIKTDIVRSKSAAYSMSGRYQISSDHEKIPAPGAYCPEKVVLDIPPAHTFGIRHSPYICNLKDTDVY; encoded by the exons ATGGGAGGTATGACTCAGAAATCTTGGACACCAACTAAAAGACGAGGACCAATTGCTGCTGAATTTGGAAGTCCCGGACCTGCTTGTGTTATTTTGCCGTCCCTTTTAG GTAAAACTGTTCCAGATTCAAAACGTGGCAGAGCACCTGCATTTTCATTTGGAAGCag acattcacaaaaaaatgatagccCTGGGCCAGGACCAGGTCAGTACAACGTATCAGGTCTCAACGCAaaag GAAAAGACAAAGCACCAGCCTTGTCTCTTCATGGTCGAAATAAAGTTGAGAAAATTGAATCAACACCGGCACCCGGTGATTATGATCCACAAAAAGCTGAAAAGGTCATTCAAGATAGTTCACCAAAATATTCATTTGGAATAAAAACTCaaactgataaaattaattcaactccag cACCTGGTGATTATTGTGCAGAGAAATTCGACAAGTCACCACAATTTTCATTCGGCTTGAAGCACGCTGCTGAAAAACAAAGTGACAATCCTG cgCCTGGATATTATTGTCCGGAGAAAGTTAATCTTGATAAATCACCACAGTACAGTTTTGGAAGAAGAAcatcacttgaaaaaatatcagaaaCACCAG caccTGGTACGTATTGTCCGGAAAAAGTTTATTCACCCAGAGGTCCACAATACAGTCTAAGTGGCAAAGGACCTTCGCAAAAAATTAGCGATATTccag caccTGGAGCATATAGtcctgaaaaatttaaaattgatcatTCACCACAATATTCATTTGGACTTCGTACATCACTTGATAAACCCAATGACACACCTG caCCCGGTACTTATAGTccggaaaaaacaaatttcgaACATACACCGAATTATAGTTTTGGTCTAAGAAGACCTCTTGATAAACCAAATGAAAATCCAg cTCCTGGATCGTATTCTCCTGAaagatttaatttacataaaggCCCAGAGTACAGTTTATCTGGTAAAGGACATTCAGAAAAACCATCCGAAAATCcag CACCTGGTGCATACAgtcctgaaaaatataatcttcATAAAGGACCAGAGTACAGTTTATATGGAAAAGGATCACCAGATAAAACAGACGGCACTCCAg caCCTGGTGCATACAGTCCTGAAAGATACAATCTTCACAAAGGACCAGAGTACAGTTTATATGGCAAAGGTCcttcagaaaaaataaatgataacccag cACCTGGAGCATACTCGccggaaaaatttaatttaaacaaaggcCCTGAGTATAGTCTATGTGGTAAAGGATCACCTGAAAAACCAAATGAAAATCCAg cACCTGGAGCATACAGCCCTGGAAGATACACTAAACACAGAGGACTTCAGTACAGTTTACAAGGTCGAGGGCCAGCAGAAAAAATAGAAGACACTccag CACCAGGAACATACAGCCCAGAAAAGTATGATTCACACAAAGGACCTGAGTATAGTTTATATGGAAAAGGATCTTCTCCCAAGCCCAACGATAATcctg CACCAGGTACTTACAGCCctgaaaatgtaaatttagaTCACTTACCAAATTATAGTTTTGGTCAAAGGACACCATTGACTAAACCCAGTGACACACctg CTCCTGGCTCATACAgtcctgaaaaaataaatttacacaaaGGACCAGAATATAGTTTATGTGGAAAAGGATCACCCGAAAAGCCTAATGACAATCCCG CTCCAGGTTCATACAGtccagaaaaaataaatttaacaagagGTCCAGAGTACAGTATCTGTGGAAGACATTCACCAGATAAACCAAACAACAATCCAg GCCCAGGTACATACAGCcctgagaaaataaaaacattggaTCATGAGCCCTTTTTCAGCTTTGGAAGTAGAACACCAATGAGTAAACCTAACGATACTCCAG ccCCAGGTACATATTCACCAGAAAAATCAAACTTATCCAGCTCTCCTAGATACAGCTTTGGTATAAAACATTCCTCCCACCAATCTAATGAATTTCCTG caCCTGGTACGTATGAACCAGAAAAATGTTCAATTGACAATGCCCCAAAATACAGCTTTGGTATAAAAACACCCTtggaaaaaacaattgaaacacCTG cacCAGGCACATATTctcctgaaaaaaataatccaaacaAGGGTCCACAATTCAGCATAACCggcaaaaatatcatcaataaatctGATAATAATccag GACCAGGACAATACAGCCCAGAAAATGCCAAACAAGTTTGGGAAAAAGCTATGCAATTTACATTTGGTCTTAGACCACCTGTAAATACAAACAACAGTGTACCAG caCCAAATGTTTATACAATTCCATCAGCTCTTGGTGGTACTAAagaaggaaataaaaaaacagcacCAGCATATTCAATTGCTTcaagacaaaaaatatttactgatGATAGAATTCTTGTACCTGGACCTGGTTCTTATGAAACAATCAAAACTGATATTGTCAGATCAAAAAGTGCAGCTTACAGTATGAGTGGACGTTATCAAATATCAAGTGATCATGAAAAAATTCCAGCACCAGGTGCTTATTGTCCAGAAAAAGTTGTACTCGATATTCCACCAGCTCATACTTTTGGAATTCGACATTCACCTTACATATGTAATCTCAAGGACACTGATGTTTACTAA
- the LOC122855540 gene encoding DNA-directed RNA polymerase II subunit RPB1-like isoform X3, translating to MGGMTQKSWTPTKRRGPIAAEFGSPGPACVILPSLLGKTVPDSKRGRAPAFSFGSRHSQKNDSPGPGPGQYNVSGLNAKGKDKAPALSLHGRNKVEKIESTPAPGDYDPQKAEKVIQDSSPKYSFGIKTQTDKINSTPAPGDYCAEKFDKSPQFSFGLKHAAEKQSDNPAPGYYCPEKVNLDKSPQYSFGRRTSLEKISETPAPGTYCPEKVYSPRGPQYSLSGKGPSQKISDIPAPGAYSPEKFKIDHSPQYSFGLRTSLDKPNDTPAPGSYSPERFNLHKGPEYSLSGKGHSEKPSENPAPGAYSPEKYNLHKGPEYSLYGKGSPDKTDGTPAPGAYSPERYNLHKGPEYSLYGKGPSEKINDNPAPGAYSPEKFNLNKGPEYSLCGKGSPEKPNENPAPGAYSPGRYTKHRGLQYSLQGRGPAEKIEDTPAPGTYSPEKYDSHKGPEYSLYGKGSSPKPNDNPAPGTYSPENVNLDHLPNYSFGQRTPLTKPSDTPAPGSYSPEKINLHKGPEYSLCGKGSPEKPNDNPAPGSYSPEKINLTRGPEYSICGRHSPDKPNNNPGPGTYSPEKIKTLDHEPFFSFGSRTPMSKPNDTPAPGTYSPEKSNLSSSPRYSFGIKHSSHQSNEFPAPGTYEPEKCSIDNAPKYSFGIKTPLEKTIETPAPGTYSPEKNNPNKGPQFSITGKNIINKSDNNPGPGQYSPENAKQVWEKAMQFTFGLRPPVNTNNSVPAPNVYTIPSALGGTKEGNKKTAPAYSIASRQKIFTDDRILVPGPGSYETIKTDIVRSKSAAYSMSGRYQISSDHEKIPAPGAYCPEKVVLDIPPAHTFGIRHSPYICNLKDTDVY from the exons ATGGGAGGTATGACTCAGAAATCTTGGACACCAACTAAAAGACGAGGACCAATTGCTGCTGAATTTGGAAGTCCCGGACCTGCTTGTGTTATTTTGCCGTCCCTTTTAG GTAAAACTGTTCCAGATTCAAAACGTGGCAGAGCACCTGCATTTTCATTTGGAAGCag acattcacaaaaaaatgatagccCTGGGCCAGGACCAGGTCAGTACAACGTATCAGGTCTCAACGCAaaag GAAAAGACAAAGCACCAGCCTTGTCTCTTCATGGTCGAAATAAAGTTGAGAAAATTGAATCAACACCGGCACCCGGTGATTATGATCCACAAAAAGCTGAAAAGGTCATTCAAGATAGTTCACCAAAATATTCATTTGGAATAAAAACTCaaactgataaaattaattcaactccag cACCTGGTGATTATTGTGCAGAGAAATTCGACAAGTCACCACAATTTTCATTCGGCTTGAAGCACGCTGCTGAAAAACAAAGTGACAATCCTG cgCCTGGATATTATTGTCCGGAGAAAGTTAATCTTGATAAATCACCACAGTACAGTTTTGGAAGAAGAAcatcacttgaaaaaatatcagaaaCACCAG caccTGGTACGTATTGTCCGGAAAAAGTTTATTCACCCAGAGGTCCACAATACAGTCTAAGTGGCAAAGGACCTTCGCAAAAAATTAGCGATATTccag caccTGGAGCATATAGtcctgaaaaatttaaaattgatcatTCACCACAATATTCATTTGGACTTCGTACATCACTTGATAAACCCAATGACACACCTG cTCCTGGATCGTATTCTCCTGAaagatttaatttacataaaggCCCAGAGTACAGTTTATCTGGTAAAGGACATTCAGAAAAACCATCCGAAAATCcag CACCTGGTGCATACAgtcctgaaaaatataatcttcATAAAGGACCAGAGTACAGTTTATATGGAAAAGGATCACCAGATAAAACAGACGGCACTCCAg caCCTGGTGCATACAGTCCTGAAAGATACAATCTTCACAAAGGACCAGAGTACAGTTTATATGGCAAAGGTCcttcagaaaaaataaatgataacccag cACCTGGAGCATACTCGccggaaaaatttaatttaaacaaaggcCCTGAGTATAGTCTATGTGGTAAAGGATCACCTGAAAAACCAAATGAAAATCCAg cACCTGGAGCATACAGCCCTGGAAGATACACTAAACACAGAGGACTTCAGTACAGTTTACAAGGTCGAGGGCCAGCAGAAAAAATAGAAGACACTccag CACCAGGAACATACAGCCCAGAAAAGTATGATTCACACAAAGGACCTGAGTATAGTTTATATGGAAAAGGATCTTCTCCCAAGCCCAACGATAATcctg CACCAGGTACTTACAGCCctgaaaatgtaaatttagaTCACTTACCAAATTATAGTTTTGGTCAAAGGACACCATTGACTAAACCCAGTGACACACctg CTCCTGGCTCATACAgtcctgaaaaaataaatttacacaaaGGACCAGAATATAGTTTATGTGGAAAAGGATCACCCGAAAAGCCTAATGACAATCCCG CTCCAGGTTCATACAGtccagaaaaaataaatttaacaagagGTCCAGAGTACAGTATCTGTGGAAGACATTCACCAGATAAACCAAACAACAATCCAg GCCCAGGTACATACAGCcctgagaaaataaaaacattggaTCATGAGCCCTTTTTCAGCTTTGGAAGTAGAACACCAATGAGTAAACCTAACGATACTCCAG ccCCAGGTACATATTCACCAGAAAAATCAAACTTATCCAGCTCTCCTAGATACAGCTTTGGTATAAAACATTCCTCCCACCAATCTAATGAATTTCCTG caCCTGGTACGTATGAACCAGAAAAATGTTCAATTGACAATGCCCCAAAATACAGCTTTGGTATAAAAACACCCTtggaaaaaacaattgaaacacCTG cacCAGGCACATATTctcctgaaaaaaataatccaaacaAGGGTCCACAATTCAGCATAACCggcaaaaatatcatcaataaatctGATAATAATccag GACCAGGACAATACAGCCCAGAAAATGCCAAACAAGTTTGGGAAAAAGCTATGCAATTTACATTTGGTCTTAGACCACCTGTAAATACAAACAACAGTGTACCAG caCCAAATGTTTATACAATTCCATCAGCTCTTGGTGGTACTAAagaaggaaataaaaaaacagcacCAGCATATTCAATTGCTTcaagacaaaaaatatttactgatGATAGAATTCTTGTACCTGGACCTGGTTCTTATGAAACAATCAAAACTGATATTGTCAGATCAAAAAGTGCAGCTTACAGTATGAGTGGACGTTATCAAATATCAAGTGATCATGAAAAAATTCCAGCACCAGGTGCTTATTGTCCAGAAAAAGTTGTACTCGATATTCCACCAGCTCATACTTTTGGAATTCGACATTCACCTTACATATGTAATCTCAAGGACACTGATGTTTACTAA
- the LOC122855540 gene encoding extensin-like isoform X5 has protein sequence MGGMTQKSWTPTKRRGPIAAEFGSPGPACVILPSLLGKTVPDSKRGRAPAFSFGSRHSQKNDSPGPGPGQYNVSGLNAKGKDKAPALSLHGRNKVEKIESTPAPGDYDPQKAEKVIQDSSPKYSFGIKTQTDKINSTPAPGYYCPEKVNLDKSPQYSFGRRTSLEKISETPAPGTYCPEKVYSPRGPQYSLSGKGPSQKISDIPAPGAYSPEKFKIDHSPQYSFGLRTSLDKPNDTPAPGSYSPERFNLHKGPEYSLSGKGHSEKPSENPAPGAYSPEKYNLHKGPEYSLYGKGSPDKTDGTPAPGAYSPERYNLHKGPEYSLYGKGPSEKINDNPAPGAYSPEKFNLNKGPEYSLCGKGSPEKPNENPAPGAYSPGRYTKHRGLQYSLQGRGPAEKIEDTPAPGTYSPEKYDSHKGPEYSLYGKGSSPKPNDNPAPGTYSPENVNLDHLPNYSFGQRTPLTKPSDTPAPGSYSPEKINLHKGPEYSLCGKGSPEKPNDNPAPGSYSPEKINLTRGPEYSICGRHSPDKPNNNPGPGTYSPEKIKTLDHEPFFSFGSRTPMSKPNDTPAPGTYSPEKSNLSSSPRYSFGIKHSSHQSNEFPAPGTYEPEKCSIDNAPKYSFGIKTPLEKTIETPAPGTYSPEKNNPNKGPQFSITGKNIINKSDNNPGPGQYSPENAKQVWEKAMQFTFGLRPPVNTNNSVPAPNVYTIPSALGGTKEGNKKTAPAYSIASRQKIFTDDRILVPGPGSYETIKTDIVRSKSAAYSMSGRYQISSDHEKIPAPGAYCPEKVVLDIPPAHTFGIRHSPYICNLKDTDVY, from the exons ATGGGAGGTATGACTCAGAAATCTTGGACACCAACTAAAAGACGAGGACCAATTGCTGCTGAATTTGGAAGTCCCGGACCTGCTTGTGTTATTTTGCCGTCCCTTTTAG GTAAAACTGTTCCAGATTCAAAACGTGGCAGAGCACCTGCATTTTCATTTGGAAGCag acattcacaaaaaaatgatagccCTGGGCCAGGACCAGGTCAGTACAACGTATCAGGTCTCAACGCAaaag GAAAAGACAAAGCACCAGCCTTGTCTCTTCATGGTCGAAATAAAGTTGAGAAAATTGAATCAACACCGGCACCCGGTGATTATGATCCACAAAAAGCTGAAAAGGTCATTCAAGATAGTTCACCAAAATATTCATTTGGAATAAAAACTCaaactgataaaattaattcaactccag cgCCTGGATATTATTGTCCGGAGAAAGTTAATCTTGATAAATCACCACAGTACAGTTTTGGAAGAAGAAcatcacttgaaaaaatatcagaaaCACCAG caccTGGTACGTATTGTCCGGAAAAAGTTTATTCACCCAGAGGTCCACAATACAGTCTAAGTGGCAAAGGACCTTCGCAAAAAATTAGCGATATTccag caccTGGAGCATATAGtcctgaaaaatttaaaattgatcatTCACCACAATATTCATTTGGACTTCGTACATCACTTGATAAACCCAATGACACACCTG cTCCTGGATCGTATTCTCCTGAaagatttaatttacataaaggCCCAGAGTACAGTTTATCTGGTAAAGGACATTCAGAAAAACCATCCGAAAATCcag CACCTGGTGCATACAgtcctgaaaaatataatcttcATAAAGGACCAGAGTACAGTTTATATGGAAAAGGATCACCAGATAAAACAGACGGCACTCCAg caCCTGGTGCATACAGTCCTGAAAGATACAATCTTCACAAAGGACCAGAGTACAGTTTATATGGCAAAGGTCcttcagaaaaaataaatgataacccag cACCTGGAGCATACTCGccggaaaaatttaatttaaacaaaggcCCTGAGTATAGTCTATGTGGTAAAGGATCACCTGAAAAACCAAATGAAAATCCAg cACCTGGAGCATACAGCCCTGGAAGATACACTAAACACAGAGGACTTCAGTACAGTTTACAAGGTCGAGGGCCAGCAGAAAAAATAGAAGACACTccag CACCAGGAACATACAGCCCAGAAAAGTATGATTCACACAAAGGACCTGAGTATAGTTTATATGGAAAAGGATCTTCTCCCAAGCCCAACGATAATcctg CACCAGGTACTTACAGCCctgaaaatgtaaatttagaTCACTTACCAAATTATAGTTTTGGTCAAAGGACACCATTGACTAAACCCAGTGACACACctg CTCCTGGCTCATACAgtcctgaaaaaataaatttacacaaaGGACCAGAATATAGTTTATGTGGAAAAGGATCACCCGAAAAGCCTAATGACAATCCCG CTCCAGGTTCATACAGtccagaaaaaataaatttaacaagagGTCCAGAGTACAGTATCTGTGGAAGACATTCACCAGATAAACCAAACAACAATCCAg GCCCAGGTACATACAGCcctgagaaaataaaaacattggaTCATGAGCCCTTTTTCAGCTTTGGAAGTAGAACACCAATGAGTAAACCTAACGATACTCCAG ccCCAGGTACATATTCACCAGAAAAATCAAACTTATCCAGCTCTCCTAGATACAGCTTTGGTATAAAACATTCCTCCCACCAATCTAATGAATTTCCTG caCCTGGTACGTATGAACCAGAAAAATGTTCAATTGACAATGCCCCAAAATACAGCTTTGGTATAAAAACACCCTtggaaaaaacaattgaaacacCTG cacCAGGCACATATTctcctgaaaaaaataatccaaacaAGGGTCCACAATTCAGCATAACCggcaaaaatatcatcaataaatctGATAATAATccag GACCAGGACAATACAGCCCAGAAAATGCCAAACAAGTTTGGGAAAAAGCTATGCAATTTACATTTGGTCTTAGACCACCTGTAAATACAAACAACAGTGTACCAG caCCAAATGTTTATACAATTCCATCAGCTCTTGGTGGTACTAAagaaggaaataaaaaaacagcacCAGCATATTCAATTGCTTcaagacaaaaaatatttactgatGATAGAATTCTTGTACCTGGACCTGGTTCTTATGAAACAATCAAAACTGATATTGTCAGATCAAAAAGTGCAGCTTACAGTATGAGTGGACGTTATCAAATATCAAGTGATCATGAAAAAATTCCAGCACCAGGTGCTTATTGTCCAGAAAAAGTTGTACTCGATATTCCACCAGCTCATACTTTTGGAATTCGACATTCACCTTACATATGTAATCTCAAGGACACTGATGTTTACTAA